The Pseudomonas sp. IAC-BECa141 genome contains the following window.
GCACCGAAGCCGGGCAGGAACTGCGCCTGCGTCAGGAATACTTCTTCGTCGCAGCCTCGCTTCAGGATCTGCTGCGCCGTCACCGCAACATGCACACCTCGGTGCTGACGCTGGGCGATCACGCGGCAATCCAGCTCAACGATACGCACCCTTCGATCGCCGTCGCCGAACTGATGCGGCAACTGGTCGATGTCTACGACGTGGCCTGGGATGCGGCATGGCAAGTCACTGTCGATACGCTGTCGTACACTAACCACACGCTGCTGCCCGAAGCGCTGGAAACCTGGCCGGTGGGGCTGATGGAACGCATGCTGCCGCGGCACATGCAGATCATTTACCTGATCAACGCCCAGCACATCGATTCGCTGCGGGCCAAGGGCATCCACGATTTCGACGTGCTGCGCGCGGTGTCGCTGATCGAGGAAGACAACGGGCGCCGGGTGCGCATGGGCAACCTGGCGTTCCTCGGCTCCCACAGCGTCAACGGGGTGTCCGGGCTGCACACGCAACTGATGCGCAAAACCGTGTTCGCCGAACTGCACAAGCTGTATCCGGAGCGGATCAACAACAAGACCAACGGCATTACCTTCCGCCGCTGGCTGTACCAGGCCAACCCTGAACTGACATCGATGCTGGTCGATTCCCTCGGCCCGGACGTCCTGGATAACCCGGAACAGCGATTGCTCGATCTTGAGCCGTTCGCCGAACAACCAGCCTTTCGCAAAGCCTTCGCCGAGCAACGGTTGCACAGCAAAAAAGCCTTGGCGTACCTGATTCATGAAAGGCTGGGGATCGCGGTCAATCCGGCAGCGATGTTCGACGTGCAGGTCAAACGGATTCACGAATACAAACGTCAGTTGCTCAACCTCATGCATACGGTCGCGCTGTATCAGGCGATTCGCGCCGAGCCGGAAATCGACTGGGTGCCGCGCGTGAAAATCTTCGCCGGCAAAGCGGCGGCGAGTTATCACCAGGCCAAGCTGATCATCAAACTGACCAACGACATCGCCCGGGTGGTGAACAACGACCCGACCGTGCGTGGGCTGCTGAAAGTGGTGTTCCTGCCCAACTACAACGTCAGTCTGGCGGAAAGCATCATTCCTGCGGCGGACCTGTCGGAGCAGATATCCACTGCCGGTTTCGAAGCCTCGGGCACCAGCAACATGAAGTTCGGCCTCAACGGTGCGCTGACCATCGGCACGCTCGACGGTGCCAACGTGGAAATGTGCGAAAACATCGGCGCCGAGCACATGTTCATCTTCGGCCTCAGTGCCCAGCAGGTCGAGGCGCGCAAGCAGAACCACGAGTTCAGCGCATTGCCGGACATCGCCGCGTCCCATCGCCTCAACGACGTGCTGCAGGCGATCCGCAGCGGGGTGTTCTCGCCGGACGACACGTCGCGCTACACCGGACTGATCGATTCGCTGGTGGATTACGACCGGTTCTTCGTCTGCGCCGATTTCGATTCGTACTGGGAAGCGCAGATGCGAGTCGATGCGCTCTGGCACGACGCCAATAACTGGTGGCGTTCGGCGGTGCTGAACACCTCGCGCATGGGCTGGTTCTCGTCCGACCGGACGATCCGCGAGTACGCCACGGATATCTGGAAGGCACTGGAGTAACTTTTAGCGACAAATG
Protein-coding sequences here:
- a CDS encoding glycogen/starch/alpha-glucan phosphorylase — protein: MTQEPLVREAEVAAFRDAVLTKLTYAVGKDPDHAFDHDWFEAIALAARDHMVEHWMDHTRQIYRKGQKRVYYLSLEFLIGRLLYDSLSNLGLLDVAREALTELGVDLERIRILEPDAALGNGGLGRLAACFMESMSTLGIAGHGYGIRYEHGLFRQAIVDGWQQEQTEHWLDFGNPWEFERPEVVYPIGFGGSVETVTDNEGKSKQVWHPAETVRAIAYDTPVVGWRGASVNTLRLWRARAMEDLHLERFNAGDHLGAVAEVARAESISRVLYPADSTEAGQELRLRQEYFFVAASLQDLLRRHRNMHTSVLTLGDHAAIQLNDTHPSIAVAELMRQLVDVYDVAWDAAWQVTVDTLSYTNHTLLPEALETWPVGLMERMLPRHMQIIYLINAQHIDSLRAKGIHDFDVLRAVSLIEEDNGRRVRMGNLAFLGSHSVNGVSGLHTQLMRKTVFAELHKLYPERINNKTNGITFRRWLYQANPELTSMLVDSLGPDVLDNPEQRLLDLEPFAEQPAFRKAFAEQRLHSKKALAYLIHERLGIAVNPAAMFDVQVKRIHEYKRQLLNLMHTVALYQAIRAEPEIDWVPRVKIFAGKAAASYHQAKLIIKLTNDIARVVNNDPTVRGLLKVVFLPNYNVSLAESIIPAADLSEQISTAGFEASGTSNMKFGLNGALTIGTLDGANVEMCENIGAEHMFIFGLSAQQVEARKQNHEFSALPDIAASHRLNDVLQAIRSGVFSPDDTSRYTGLIDSLVDYDRFFVCADFDSYWEAQMRVDALWHDANNWWRSAVLNTSRMGWFSSDRTIREYATDIWKALE